The genomic DNA CTAAAATCTCGTTTTGAGCCATACGTAGTTCCATATCTAATAGTTTTTTCCGTTCTTCCTCCATTTTTTCCTTATCAGCATCTGTTGGAGGAGTCTTTTCTAAAAGCTGTACGAAATAGTTGTCGTTATTGAAATCTTTAATCGGTCCTACCAAGGCACCTACGTCTTTATCCTCGATTTTTTCAAAGATAGCTTCAGGTGAAATCATCAACCCTTCTTGATAAAGATAATCTTTGGCTGTAAAAGGTTTACTTATTTCTTTAACTTCGACATTTAAATCTGGAAACAGATTTGGCAAATCGTCAATCGATTTTGCTTCCGCAATAATCCTGTTCGTCAATTCTTCAACTTTTTTCTTATAATCATCTTTATTTTTTACTACAACAATATAATCCTTTTCTACACGTTCACGAACTTTTTCTAAAGGTGGAATTTCACCTTTGACACGTTCTATAACTTTTGCAATGAATATATTATCCCGAGCAGTAATCGTCTGATACTCTGCATCTTTTTCTGTGTCAGTGAATGCACCTCTTAACTGGTATACATCAAACATATTGACTCCTGGGATTTTGGTTGAGTCTTTTGAGAAAGGTCCTATTTTTTCTATTACTAAATTTTTCTCCCCTGCTATTTTTTCTAAACTTTTTTCCTGATTTGCTTTTTCTGCTATTGATTTGGCTTCTTCTTCCCTTGCTTTCTTTTCTTCATCCGTTAATGATGCACGAATCATGATTTGACGAGCATGAACTTCTCTTTTCCCAGTTTCCTGGTTTGTCCGCTCTTCTTCTACCTTAAAAATATAATATGCACCGAATGTATAAATGGGTTCATTAATCTCACCAACGTTCAAGGTGAATAATAATTCTCGATGTGGTGGGTCATTCTCACGTGGTGATTGCCAACCCATATCTCCACCATTTTTGGTTTGTTGGTCTGAATATGTATCGGCTAATGTTGCGAAATCTTCTCCTTGCTTTGCTTTATTATATGCTTCAATAGCCTTATCTGGAACAGGTGGTACTAATGAGATACGTACTGTTTCGATTGTTATTGAGTCAGGGTCGCGATAGATTTCTTTATGTTCTTCAAAATATGTGTTGAGGTCTTCATCTTTTATCTCTATTTTGGGTTCTACTTTGGCATATTTGATACGAATTTTAGTAAAACTGTTTTTAACTTTTTTGTCGATAGTTGTTGGGTCAAATCTTGCAGGTGCTAATAAAGCGTTAATAAATACCTGTCGAGAAATGGATTTTTGCAAATCGGCATAAATTTCGTTCCAGTTGATTTTCCCTTTATTGGCATCGACCCAGGCATTCCACGCATCGCGGTCAAATTTTCCATCTTCCGTTTTAAATTGAGGCCAATTTTGCATTTGTTCAATTAATAGGCTACGGTCTACCTTAAAGTTTCGTTTTTGTTCCTCTAACGTAATAAGGTTGGAGTCTATCATTTGTTGTAAAATTTTATCTGTTTCACCTGATTTCTCGAGTTCTTCAATTGTGGCTGGTTTATCGGGCATAGACCTTTGCTGAATAAGCATATTTAAATTTCTACGAAATTCACTTTCTAATACGGGTAAATTTGCAACAGTTGCCACTGGGTTATCTTTAAATTCAGGAGTGGCTGACCTGTATTTACCAGGCATCCCGAAAAATAGAACAAATGGCACTGCAATGACAAGAACTACAAACAATAAAATAGCACGACGATGTTTTCTCATTAAATCTTGAATCATAGATACAAACCTTTTATACTTTAATCCAGTTAAAGATTTTACGTTTGAAATTAGTATTTAGTTACAAATCAGGGATTTTGTTAATTGAACATTAAATGTATCATAATTGGTGTTTTATACTCAAATACGATAGGACTCGATATATGCTAAAAAAAGGACAAAACCAAGAAATTTTGTGGGTTTATAGAAGGCTTTACATGTATATGCTGAGTTCTATCGTTATATTAAGTTCTGCCCTATTAGTTCTGATGTTACCAGTTCAATCAGAAGGTAACACGTTACGTCAACTAAGAATTCCTACCGCAGTTGATAATCGGAAAACAATCGAAACATGGCAGGAAGAAGTTCATAAAAAATTATCCAAGATAGTATCTCTACCTGACCAAAAACCCACGTCTTTCGAAACGGAAAAAATAAATGAGGAAATGAGAGAAGGGTATAAATTAGAAGAGTTTAAGATTCAAAGCACTCTTCAAAGGAGTATTCATGTTTGTGTTGGTGTTCCACTAACAGATAAACCGAAGAAATTTCCTGCAGTCGTTTGTATTCATGGGCATGGTGGAAATCGTTATACTGCTTTTGAAAAAGAGCCAACTCCCTATCA from Candidatus Hydrogenedens sp. includes the following:
- a CDS encoding SurA N-terminal domain-containing protein, producing MIQDLMRKHRRAILLFVVLVIAVPFVLFFGMPGKYRSATPEFKDNPVATVANLPVLESEFRRNLNMLIQQRSMPDKPATIEELEKSGETDKILQQMIDSNLITLEEQKRNFKVDRSLLIEQMQNWPQFKTEDGKFDRDAWNAWVDANKGKINWNEIYADLQKSISRQVFINALLAPARFDPTTIDKKVKNSFTKIRIKYAKVEPKIEIKDEDLNTYFEEHKEIYRDPDSITIETVRISLVPPVPDKAIEAYNKAKQGEDFATLADTYSDQQTKNGGDMGWQSPRENDPPHRELLFTLNVGEINEPIYTFGAYYIFKVEEERTNQETGKREVHARQIMIRASLTDEEKKAREEEAKSIAEKANQEKSLEKIAGEKNLVIEKIGPFSKDSTKIPGVNMFDVYQLRGAFTDTEKDAEYQTITARDNIFIAKVIERVKGEIPPLEKVRERVEKDYIVVVKNKDDYKKKVEELTNRIIAEAKSIDDLPNLFPDLNVEVKEISKPFTAKDYLYQEGLMISPEAIFEKIEDKDVGALVGPIKDFNNDNYFVQLLEKTPPTDADKEKMEEERKKLLDMELRMAQNEILEDYRLYLREKAMKSGVPIKINQQLISSILGKDKEKTGEGENKPTSNKPTSDLEKLNTLIGD